The window AACCGGAGATCCCTGCCGATACCCTGGCCGCGATGCAGGCACTTTTGCGTAAACGCGGCATTAGCGAGGATGTGATTGCACGCTGCACCGTATAAGCACGACATCTGTACCGGATGTCAGCATGCATAGACCCATCCCTTTTCGCAGCCCATATCCAACACGATTTTTCGTGTTATGCTCGAAATGCTCTGAGACGGGAAAGCCGGGACCTTTTGGTCCCGGCTTTCCTGTTTTTTTGCAAGGCATTCCTCGAAGCGCAAAAAGAATAACCTTCTTGCTGCAAGGCAAAGAAGGTTATTCTTTTTCTTTGGAGAGAAAATGCTTTGTGTTCCCTTTGCTTTCCTGTTTTTTTAGGTTCATTTCTCCCCCAATTTCTTTGCGGATGAAAGAAAAATAAAAAATTTGGTTATCCGTGATTTTCGCAATCTTGCGAATGAATTTTCCAATCGTCTGCGGTATACTCAGTGTGCCGTTCGGGAAAGGAACTCTGGGATACACTCTGTCTGCGAAACTGGCGGGGCGATACCCCGACGACCTTGGTAAACCGTTGGGTAAAGTGATTCGGGTTATCGTAGCCGACTGCCTGCGCGATCTGCGTGATCGAATAGGACGTATCGGTCAGCAGCGATTGGGCTTCGCCGATGCGCCGCTGTAAGCGGTATTGCATAGGTGCATACCCGGTTTCCTCCCGGAACAGATGGGCGGCATAATAGGGACTGACGCGAAAGGCTGCTGCCAAATCCGAAAGCGTGAACGGTTCGGTATAATGAGCATCCAAGTAGGCACGCATGGCGCGCACGATCTCGGTACGGTCGGAACGGTCGACCGCAACCGCTACCCGCTCATGCAGCAGTCCCCGCACCATCGCCAGCAGACTGCACAGCAAGCCGTCGGTGATGCGGCTGATATCGGGCTGGCCGCTTTGTATCGCCTGTTCCATCCATTCCATCACCAGACGCAGCTTAGGGAAAGTTTCACCGCTGGGCACACAGACTTCACCTGGCGTGAGCGCCAGCCGTCCCGCGGCCTGTCCTTTGAGCTGTAAGCCCGCAATCCCGCAGCAAAACAGTTCCATACCTTCGGGTACGGCAGCCCGCTCATCATGCAGGGAATTTTGATTGTAAATGATAAAATCCCCAGGATGCGTATGGTAGGTATGGGCATCCACACAATGGATTCCTTCCCCTTTGCAGACCAGCACCAGTTCGGTCACGTTGGTATGCTGATGCATGGACCGCGACCGTCCATCGGCACGCAAAACCGAGTGTGCAAAATACGCCATGCGCGGCAGCACGCCGCCCTCGTATAGGTCGGACAGCTCGCCGTGATGGGGAATGGCATAAATCTGCATCATTGTGTCAACACCTCATTTCTCTCTCCATGGTACCAGATGCCCTGGCATCCAGCAAGAGAGCATTTTGAACAAGGAGTCTTTCCGCATGGAAAAATCAATCATTCGCACCTGCAAGCTGGGAGCCTTCTTCCTTTCCGCTTGCACCAATCTGCTCGCGCCGCTGCTGCTCGCCATCCGCGCCGAGTTTTCGCTGAACACGGCTATGAGCGGCGCGCTGCTCACCGCCTTTTTTGCCGGAAACTTTGCCTTGTGCTTTTTCAGTGGACGGCTGCTCAATCGGTTCAGCAAAGGACACTGCCTGTGCGTTGCGGTCACGATCATGACGCTGTCGTGCTTTGGGGTCGCCGTTTCGCCTTCGTTCCCTGTCCTTTGGGCCGGACTCTTTCTCATGGGCGCCTGCACGATTGTTATGCAGGTAGCAACCAATGCCATCGCCACCGGACTGGCTCAGCAAGGCGCGGCCTCCCATGTGGCTGGCATCACGGCCTTCAACGGTCTGGGCGCCTGCGCCGGTCTGTTGTTTGCCGGACAGTGCGTATCCCTGGGCTTTAGCTGGCGGATGGTCTATATTCTGTTTGGTTTGTGCTCGATCGTAGCGACGGTTTTGTGCTGGAAAACCAAGTTCATTCCCATGCCGCAGCAAGATGCTGGCCATTTCCGCGATCTGTATACCCTGGTCAGCGATCGTCGTATTTTGCCGTTTTTCCTGTGCCTGCTGCTGTATTCGGGTTCGGAAACCTCGATTTGCAACTGGCTGGTCACCTATGCCGTGGAAAACCGCGGATTTACGACCTTTGCTGGTTCCATCCTGACCGCGCTCATCTGGCTGTTCGTTTTCGTCGGCCGGATGGCCTGCTCGGAAGCCTCCAAGCGTGTGCCGGCCCGGTGGATCTTGTCTGGTCTGATGCCGGTCGCAGCCGTGACCACACTGCTCATCCCGCAGCTTTCGCAAATCGGCATTTGGGCGGCCGTTGTGGTGCTCGGGCTGGCACTGTCGGGTATCTGGCCCATGCTTGCCAGCGAACTGCTGCGCATTGGCGGCTATGACCAATCGGTCACGCTGTCGACGGCGTTCCTGTTCAGCTTTTGCGGCAATACGGTCATCCCGTATGGGATCGGCCAAATCGCTGAATTTCAGACCATGCCCATCGCCATCTTGTCTATTGGCGGCATCTTTGCCGGACTGTTCTTCTTCTTCCTGTTTGCTGCACACCGGCCTTGTGTACGGAAGGTCTCCAACCAGTCTGGTTCCTAACATCATTTCCCATTTCCGACATTTTGCATAAAATAGTTGCATTTTTCACCAAAAAATTGTATTCTTTAATTAGTCCTAGGGGAGGACAAATGAAAAAGAAGGTGAAAAAATGAAGAAAAGAGTGGTTTCCTGTTTTCTCATGGTTTGTGTGCTGCTCAGCGTATGCTTGCCCAGCGCTGGCGCGCTCGATGTGCGGGCAGCATCCTACTTTGTCATGGATGCGCAGACCGGAGAAGAATTACTTTCTGATGATGCGGACGTAGCCCGCGTCCCGGCCAGTATGACCAAGGTCATGACGGCTTACATCATCTATCAGGAGCTCGAAAAGGGCACTTTGACCATGGATACTCCGGTGCTCATCAGCCACAATGTAGCGGTCAAATCGCGGGATTCCAATTACCCCATGGCGGTTCCGCTGACCGAAGGCGCGACCTATACGGTCGAAACGCTGCTCAATCTCATCATGATCCCCTCGGCCAGTGCTTCGTGCATTGCGATGGCCGAGCACATCAGCGGTACCGAAGCTGCCTTTGTGCAGCGCATGAACGCCACTGCACGGGAACTGGGCGTCACGGCGACTTATTACAACTGCCATGGTGCGCAGCCCAATTATGTCACCGCACGTTCGCAGGCCAAGCTGACCAAGCGGTTTATCGACGATTATCCGGCGATTCTGGATATCACCAGCAAGAGCGGCTATTCCTTCAATGGCCGGTATTATAACAATACCAACCATCTGCTCAACACCATGGGCCCCTACGAAGGTTTGGACGGCTTCAAAACCGGTACCATCTCCGCCGCTGGATATTGTGTGACCACGACCGCAGAGCGCAATGGCCGCCGTGTCATTTCTGTCGTTCTCAAATCGACCAGCGATGCACAGCGCTTCCGCGATTCACGGCAGCTTTTGGATTATGGCTTTGCCGAGATCGCCCGGCGGGATGCCGCACGTGCATCCACCGTCATTCAGTTGACCGATACCCCTGCTTCGGTTCGTCCGTATGAACCCTTCCAGGTATCCGCACAGCTGACCGGCTTCTCGAACGCCTATGTTGCCAAGGCACAATGGTACGTCAACGGCACCGCCGTCAGCGGATTCGGCAATTCCTATTTCCAGGCACAGCCGAATAAGGTATCTACCCTGGATACCACGCTGTATGACATGTCACGCGATACCGTAGATGTTTCCTTTATTTTGACCATGTTTGACGGCACCGAAAAGCGCGCCGATCTTTCCATCCCGGTCGAGCAGCAGCCGCTGGAATATCAGGGCAGCCTGAATATTCGCAGCGCCCAAGTGTATCCCGGTAAGGAACTGACCGTCACCGCCGACCTGTCCGGTGCAAACGACATTGCATCCGTTTCGCTCCCTGCCCGCTGGCAGTGGGATGGACAGGACATCACCGGCGCTGTCAATCCAGCATTCCAAATTACGAATGACCAGGCGCACAGTACCTATACCCTCCGCATTCCTGCGGATGCGCAGCCTGGCCAGCACGAGATCCGCTTTGTTGTCGGCGATGAATCGCTGACCGGCGTCGTGCCTTGTGTGCTTTCGGCTGTGGTCGAAGTCGTTGCCCCGGAACCGCAGGTAGAAGAAGTTCCGGATACTGACAGCGAACCCACGTCCGAAGACAATGAATCCGTTCCCCCAACCGAAACACCGGAGGAATAAAAAGAAATCGCCCATACCGAGAATGGACTGCCCCAGATTGTGCGGACAGTATAAAAAAGAGCCCTGGTAGGAAAGATTGAGTTTTAAGTGGAGAGGCGTCGCGTAAGCGGCGCTTCTCCAGTCTTTAGCTGGATGCGCTCATGGTTGTAAAAGTAGATGTAGCGGTCAATCATTTCATTGGCTTGCGAGAAGGTAGCCGGTTTGTGGCGGTAGATGCACTCTGTTTTGAGGATAGAGAAGAAATTTTCCGCCATAGCGTTGTCATAAGGATTTCCACGTCTTGACATAGATGGCGTAATGCCGTATGTTTGAGTTAGCTCAAAATATGCTTGTGAGGCGTACTGAGCACCCTGGTCGCTGTGGAGCTGCAACTCTGCAGCGGCCCTCTTTTTCTCTTGCTTCATTGCCAGACGAATGGTGTCCAGAACCAGATTCACCGTTTGTTCCGTTCCGGTTTTGTAAGCCACAATACTGTTGTCATAGAGATCCCGGATCATGGACAGGTACAGTACGCCCTGCTTAGTGTGGATGTAGGAGATGTCCGTTACCCATTTGCTGTTGGGCTTGTCGGCCTGAAACTGCCTGCTTAGCAGATTCTCGTACTTGTGGAGCTGCTGCCCCATCTGCTGCCATTTCCTGCGTCGGCGGATTTCTGAGAGCAGATCATATTTCTTCATAATCCGTAGCACTGTTTTTGGATTACAGAAAATATTCTGGTTCTTCAGCCATAGACACATCCGCCGGTAGCCGTAGGTGCGGAAGCTGCGTTCCCGCTGTTGTCCAATTAGTTCTGCAAGAGCTGCGTCCTTCTCCGGCTTACCAAGGCGATGGACGAAGGCATAGTATCCGCTTCTGGATACTCCAAAGAATTTGCACATAACTGCCACGGAATACTCTGCTCTGTGACGATATATAATGTGATATTTTACCTTTGCCCTCACTTCCTTCCTATGCAGTGCAGAAAATCCCGCAGCAGCCTATTCTCCATACGAAGTCGCTGGATCTCATGTGCCTGCTCGGTTATAATATCTCTTGGTGCGGCATTTGTTCTTGGCCGCCCTTGGGGCCGCGCAAGGATGCCAGCTTCTAACATACGTTCTTTCCTCCGTTCACGCTTAAGTAGACTTTTTATCACCTGCTTATCCTGAAAACCGTAATATTCTGCAACTTCCCGCTGGGTTTTCCCCGCTGCCAGCATAGCCTTGATTTCTGGCAACAGCACTTGAATGTGTGTGTATTTTCGTTTCTCCATGACAAAACCCCCTGATGTAGTCTATTTTCCTACATCAGGGGGTTTTTGTCACTGTCCATTTTTACTGGACCGGTTCAGAATGGTATGGGCGATTTCTTTTTTTTATAAAATGGGTGAAGTCTGCGGCTGCTGCCGGCCTTCCAGCCGGTCCCGCAGACAGTAAAGCGAAACGCTGAGATAAATGATCCCAAAGCTGCTGAGGATACCACACGTAAACAATCCGGCGATAAACCATGGCAGGTAGCTGGCCGTAAAGGCAATCATCTCCCGGCGCTGCCCGCGCAGCAAACGTGCCCCTTCCTTGGTGGCACGCCAAACGCCGATTTTCGGGTCATCCCGCAGAGCGGAATAACCCATCCAGTAGCTGGCTCCCAGGCCAGCTGCCGGCAACAGCATCAGACAATACACCAAAACGAGTACACCGATTGCGGTCATGACCATATTCCAATCGGCCGCATCGCCCAGCATGTTCAGGACGAAATACAGCGCAACCTCATACACGACCGTAGGCAGGATAACCAGCAGCAGCATGCGCACAAGCATGCACAGCATCATGCGAATGCCCCGAAATATCTCCCGGATGCTGCCCAGCGGTGCAAATAAACTTGCGATCTCGGGCGTCTCTCCACGCGCAATGCCAACGAAACAGTACTGCGTGCCCAGCATGATCGGACCCAAGATCACGATCTCACACACCAGATTGATCAGCAGCATCCGTATGATGCGCATGAGTCCGGCATCCAGCGGCAGCGCAGTCATGGTGCCGATGAACACAGCCGGCAGCATATATACCGCCACCGCCAGCACACACACCGGCAAACGGGAAAAGATTTTCATCTTTGCTTCCATTTTGATGGTGCGGCGCAGCGTATTGTCCAGTTTGATCATATTTTCTACATCCTTTATGGGGTTTCTGTGGTAGCCGGTGCTGTCGTGTCCGAAGTCGCCGGTTCGGTGGTCGCAGCCGGTCCAACCAGCACGATTTTATCCCGCTTTTTATAGTACGAATTGTTTGCCTTGGTGGTCGTGGAGGTACCGTTTTCGGTAACCGTCTTATAAGTCACGGTCTTGTAGCCGGTTGCACCGGTCTGCTGGGTTTCCCGGGTGCCCGGTGCCAGCGATGCATCGATCTTCTCAACGACTTCATAGTCCAGCGTTTCCAGAATTTCTGTTTTCAGCGTGACCTTTTTGTCCGAGGTCTTGGTACCCACAATATCGATGTACATTGCACCGCCCGACTGGGACGCTACAATCTTGATCGGATACTTGGTGTTATTCTTGAAACGGAAATCTGGGCCGCCCCACGATACGGTGGCATCTTCGCCCAACGGGGTGTAAGACACCGTCAGGCTGTGGTTATGACGCTCGGTCACTTCGAGGTCAGCGCGCAGGACTGCCATGTACAGCGTCGAAGAAGGCTGGCAGACACCGCCGCCGACTTCGTCGATCAGCTGACCGTTGGCATAAGCGCCAGCCGACCGGAAGCCACGTTCCGCGGTACGCTCGCCCACGACATTATTATACGAAAATTCTTCGCCCGGATTCAAAATCGTGCCATTGATATACTGGCAAGCCAACCGGACGTTATTGGTACGCGGTTTGTTGCCCTCGTTCAGGTTGGTCGATGTGCTGGCCAGCGTATCCCGGAACAGAACATCGGCCAGCTGGTCGGCAGAAACCTCTGCCGGTGTGCGAGTAATGGGGATCTCATAAGTCTGGGCGCTGCCATCGCCAACAATGGATTTTGCCTCCTCAACATCGAAGGATACCCCATCCACGCTGGGCACAATGGTTTTGCCATCCGATTTGTCCACCGTCGCATTTTTCGGCTGAGTCTGCGCTTCGGCTGCAATCTGGTCGACATCCACCGGCGCCGGGTCACTCGTTGTGACCTTGACCTCATACGGCTCAAAATCCATGGTACGGATTTTCTCGGTAATGGCTTTGGATACCACATCGCGGTCAAACGAAACACCGAGCTTGCCGGTATCGATGATCAACTTATCTCCTTCGACGGTCCAGCTAGGATTGACCGGCTCGGTCAGGGCTTCAGAAGCGATCTCATCCAGGCGAGCGGTCAGAGCTTCGTCATCGACGCTGACCGACAGCGGCGCTTCGCCCTGCCCGACCAGCGCGGACAAAGTATGCCCTACCCGCGTGAACAGACCGCCTTCGTGGGTATAGTCATAGGCTTCCTGAGCCGACTGCTTGCTGTCCATACCGGTCGTGACCGATGCAATATCGATGGTATAGTCCTTATCATAGATGGTAAGCGTAATGGCCTTGCCATCGAGCAACTGGCTGCTCGCCTGGTCAATTTCTTTTTGCGCTTCTGTCAGCGACATGCCGCCGACCTTGACCGCTCCGGCCTGCATCCCAAAATGGATGCCGCTGTATCCGTAAGTATACCCCAGGGTGCCGCCTGCCAACACAACAATTATGGCACCGGCAATTGCAGCAATTTTTTTCCAGGGCGTATTCTTCCCACTTTTTTGCTTCTTTTCACTTTTCTTTTTGCGGCTGCGGGAAGTGCTCCGCTTTTTTTCGGGCATAGCATCCGCCAACGCCGCCGAAACACCATGTCCAGCCGGCACCAGATTTTCAAACGCCGACATCGGCTCGAACATGGGCTCCTCTTCCCGGAACGAAGGCTCAGCGGAAGACCCCGCCAGGTCATGTGCCGATTCCTCATCCCGCGCGCGCAGCAGCGCGTCCAAGGCATGATTGCCCGTACTTTCTTTGCCGTTCATTTCTTGTAAGATGTCTTCCAACGAGCGATCGGCGGAAGACCCTTCTTGTCGTTTCTCCATCGTCTATCCTAATCCTCTCTGTAAAATGGCCTCAAACATCTGTATTCCTTATTGTATGACATTTTCCGTCGAATTACAACAACAATTAAGCAACATAAAGGCGCACATCCCCTTATGCAGAAGGATATGCGCCGTGCTGTTAAAAAATGAGCTGGAGTTTGGAAGCCGTTTTGCAGCAAGGCAACGTATTATACATTAAAACGGAACAAAACAACGTCGCCGTCCTGCATCACGTATTCTTTGCCTTCCGAACGCACCAGGCCCTTTTCGCGCGCTGCGGCCAGCGAACCACAAGCCATCAGGTCATCGTAAGAAACCACTTCGGCACGGATGAAACCGCGTTCGAAGTCGGTATGGATCTTACCAGCTGCCTGCGGTGCCTTGGTTCCCTTTTCGATCGTCCAGGCGCGCACTTCCTGCTCGCCAGCGGTCAAATAGCTCATCAGGCCCAGCAGGTCATAGCATACGCGAATCAGACGGTCCAGACCGGATTCTTCCAGGCCCAGTTCGCTCAGGAACATCTGCTTTTCGTCTTCTTCCAGCGTTGCGATATCCTCTTCCAGCTTGGCACAGATGGGCAGTACCATCGCGCCTTCGGCGTCGGCAATCGCCTGTACCGCTGCCAAACGGGCATTTTCGGTCTGGTCGCCGGTAAAGCCGGCTTCGTCCATATTGGCGGCATAGATGACCTTTTTTGCGGTCAGCAGGTCGCTTTCCTTCATGACACGCTGTACGTCTTCATCATCGGTAAAGCCCGGGAAAGTGCGGGCAGTTTTGCCCTCTTCCAGATGTGCCTTGAGCTTTTCCAGAATCTCGACGTCCAGATTCAGTTTTTTGTCGGCCTTTGCGGCCTTGCGGGTACGGTCCAGACGGCGCTCCAAATGCTCGATATCGGACAAAATGAGCTCCAAATTGATGGTTTCGATATCGCGTCCGGGGTCGACCGAACCTTCTACATGTACGATGTTGTCGTTATCAAAGCAGCGCACCACGTGTACCACAGCGTCGACTTCGCGGATATGGCTCAGGAACTTATTGCCCAAACCTTCCCCCTTGCTTGCGCCGCGCACCAGGCCAGCGATGTCTACAAATTCGACGACCGCAGGCGTGGTCCTTTTCGCATGGTACAGGTCGGTCAACGGCTGCAACCGGTAGTCCGGTACCGCGACCATACCAACGTTGGGGTCAATGGTGCAAAACGGATAGTTTGCGCTTTCTGCGCCCGCGTTGGTAATCGCGTTGAACAGGGTGGATTTGCCCACGTTGGGCAAGCCGACAATACCTAACTTCATATATCTGTGCATCTCCTTTATGAATCCTTATGGGGCGTTTTCCGTTGTCCGCCCTTTTGAAACCCGAACGCCGTTTGTCACGGTCGTTTCCGGGTATTTGGTCCTTATTTTAAATGGTCCCCTCTTTTTCAGATGGTGGCTTCCTGCTCATTTCGTCAGAAACCACTGGAATATGACCATTATAGCAGATTGGTTTGCTTCTCTCAAGGGCTTTTGTCACAGAATCCATACAAAAAAGACGCTGGAAATCCAGCGTCTTTTGCTGTTTATGGGGTTTCTGTGCCAAAGGACACATATAATTCCGGATTGACCGCCACGCCATTGTAATGCACTTCAAAATGCACGTGGGGGCCTGTGCTATTTCCGGTATTGCCGGAAAGCGCGATCTGACGGCCCTTGGTCACCGTGTCGCCAACATTCACAAGCAATGCGCTGTTGTGTGCATAGAGTGTTTTCAGACCATTTTGATGGTCAATGATGATATAGTTGCCATAGCTGTCCGACCATTCGGAAACAATGACCTTGCCATTGTCGGCCGCATAGACCGGCGTGCCTTCCGATACCGCCAGATCGACACCCTTGTGCCAGCGGCCATTGCGGAATTTAAACGCCGAGGTAAACCGGTATTCGGTCACCGGAGCGATCAATGTGCCGGTACCAATATCCGAACCGCCTGTGCCGACCGCGACCACAGCATCGGTCGCTTGCGTCAGGATAGCACGGCTGACAACCGTGCGCTGGGTCTCCACACCATTGAGCGTAACGACCTGCTCTTGGACCGAAGCTTCGCCATCCTGGCCGACCTGCATGGTCTTGGTGGAGTATTGTGCCAGCTGATCGTTTTCCACCATTTGTGTCGAATACGGAATGGGCTCGGTATAGGTCTGCGTGCTGTACACTTCGACATCTAAAAGCCCTTCCTCCGTGATCTGCTGCTTGAGATCTTCAGCAGAAACTTCGGCATCCGCCGGAGCCGGAGAAAGCGTCACATTCACATTTTCCACAAAACGTGCATGGTCGCTGTCGTTGGACTTATAAACATCCAGCAGGCTATCCAGCATATCCTGCACATCTTCCAGCGAACGGCAGGCGCCCACAGTTTCTCCATTGACGGTCAGTACGGCCATTCGTTCGAGATCGTCCGATGCCTCTGCGAGCGAAGACACCATATCATCGACCGAACTGGTCTTGCCCTTGAGCATCAGAGCCGACTGATACGACAGTTCGTCATCAAACGAGTACGCCACACCAAATTGCGACTCCATGCTGGTTTCCAGCAAGTTGGCAGCCAACTGCACCGACGACGCATCATTCACATAGCCAATCGTCTGCCCATTGAGGGTGACTTTCAAGCACGGCTGCAATGCTGCTGCCATGGGAACGGCGAACAGGCCCACAAAGCAGATGGCCGCTGCCAGCAACCGCGGCGGCTTTGGAATCTTGGGCAGCCCCGCCAGACGCACGGCAGTATGGAATCGAATGGTATCCAGCCGCACTTTGATGCGCTTCCCGAACGAAGTTTGCGGGCGAGGAAGTGCGATTTTCTTTAATTTTTTTGTTTTGGTCAAAGGAAAAGCCATGAGATAGACGGTCGTTCCTTTCCATGATAAAGATTACAAAATGTTTACAAAATATATGATACGCTGTATGGGTGAAATTGTCAAGGGTCCTTCTGTGAAGAAATTACGAACTTTTTGCAGCATCTTTGTAGCATAAAATCCAGAATCAAAAACGTCCGCGCTCTGCCCCATTATGCCGGCAGCATGGCCTCGATCATCTGATTTAGCTGCTCGGTTTCCAGATACCCTGGCCAGCCCAGCAGCACTTCTCCTTCCGCCGAAACGAACAGGGTTGCCGGGAATCCGCTTACCCCGCAGGAGATAACCGCTTCCATCTCGGTATCAAAATAAACCGGGAAGGTATACCCGTTGTCGGCAATGTACTGTTTGCCGGCTTCCACGGTTTCCTGCTTGCCGTCCGCGGCATCGATCATCACAAAGTTGATCTGATCGCCATAGCTTTCATACGCCGCCTGAAAATCCGGCAATTCTTTTTTGCAATAGCCGCACCAAGTGGCCCAGAAATTGATGATCGTCGGTTTGCCGAGCAACGCGCTGCTTTCCACCGGATTGCCTTCGGCATCGAGCACGGTAAAGTCCGGCAGCATGACCGCTTCTTCCTCCGACGAGGTGCTGCTTTTCTCCTCGGCCTGAGAAACCAGCTGCTCAGACTGCTGTTTGGACAGGAGCGAATATCCTACCCCGGCCAGCACCAACACCACGACCAGCAAGCCGATCCATATAATTGTTTTTTTCATATCCTTTCTCCTTTAGTTCCCGAGAAAAGCCAGCAGGCGTCCCATCCATCCGGCCATCATCATCAGGCCGATGAACACCAGAAACCCGCCGCAAACCCGGTTGATGATCTGATAATGCTGTTTGATCCATTGGAATGCGCCCTTGAGCGAATCAATGATGAGCGCACTGACCAAAAAGGGGATGCCCAGTCCCAAAGAGTAACACAGCAGCATCAAAATCCCCTGTACGGCCGAACCGTGCTGGGAAGCCAGCAGCAGTGCCGAACCCAAAAAGGCGCCCACGCAGGGCGTCCATCCAATCGAAAACACCAAGCCAAACAGCATGGACGGGAAAAAGCCATGCCCTGCCGGACTGATCTGCAAGCGCATAGTACGCTCCAAAAAGCCCAGGCGCAGGACGCCCATAAAAGATAGGCCAAAGACGATCACAATAGCGCCCGTTACCAGGTTGACCGCCGTTTGATGAGTGCGCAGCAGATTGCCCACGCTACCGGCCAGGCCGCCCAGTGCCAGGAACATCACGGTAAACCCTGCGACGAATCCAAGCGCTCCGCGCAGCGTTTGCGTGCGTGAGGCCTGTCCGCCGGCAAAGTAGGATAAATAAATCGGTAGCATGGGCAGCAAACAGGGGGAGATAAATGTAATAACCCCTTCCAGAAAAACGATCAGGTATTGCATAGGTCCTCCTTACATCCCGGAAATTGCGTTCCCTTTTGTACCGGGGTGTGGTATAATAAAACCACGAGATTCCCCATTTTTTCCGGGATGATACCAGCATACCATGAGGTGAGCCAAATGTCTAATGTAATTATTGTGGGCGGCGGTCCGGCCGGGATCTCTGCTGCTCTTTATACCGTGCGGGCCGGATTGGATACCACCATCATCTACAACGGCGTCGGCGCACTGGCCAAAGCACATGCAATCGAAAATTATTATGGCTTTGCCTTGCCGGTATCCGGCGAAGCGCTAGCCATGTCCGGTCTGGAACAGGCCCGCCGGCTGGGCGCCCGCATCATTCAA of the Intestinibacillus sp. Marseille-P6563 genome contains:
- a CDS encoding M23 family metallopeptidase, coding for MRLDTIRFHTAVRLAGLPKIPKPPRLLAAAICFVGLFAVPMAAALQPCLKVTLNGQTIGYVNDASSVQLAANLLETSMESQFGVAYSFDDELSYQSALMLKGKTSSVDDMVSSLAEASDDLERMAVLTVNGETVGACRSLEDVQDMLDSLLDVYKSNDSDHARFVENVNVTLSPAPADAEVSAEDLKQQITEEGLLDVEVYSTQTYTEPIPYSTQMVENDQLAQYSTKTMQVGQDGEASVQEQVVTLNGVETQRTVVSRAILTQATDAVVAVGTGGSDIGTGTLIAPVTEYRFTSAFKFRNGRWHKGVDLAVSEGTPVYAADNGKVIVSEWSDSYGNYIIIDHQNGLKTLYAHNSALLVNVGDTVTKGRQIALSGNTGNSTGPHVHFEVHYNGVAVNPELYVSFGTETP
- the ychF gene encoding redox-regulated ATPase YchF; this translates as MKLGIVGLPNVGKSTLFNAITNAGAESANYPFCTIDPNVGMVAVPDYRLQPLTDLYHAKRTTPAVVEFVDIAGLVRGASKGEGLGNKFLSHIREVDAVVHVVRCFDNDNIVHVEGSVDPGRDIETINLELILSDIEHLERRLDRTRKAAKADKKLNLDVEILEKLKAHLEEGKTARTFPGFTDDEDVQRVMKESDLLTAKKVIYAANMDEAGFTGDQTENARLAAVQAIADAEGAMVLPICAKLEEDIATLEEDEKQMFLSELGLEESGLDRLIRVCYDLLGLMSYLTAGEQEVRAWTIEKGTKAPQAAGKIHTDFERGFIRAEVVSYDDLMACGSLAAAREKGLVRSEGKEYVMQDGDVVLFRFNV
- a CDS encoding TlpA family protein disulfide reductase, giving the protein MKKTIIWIGLLVVVLVLAGVGYSLLSKQQSEQLVSQAEEKSSTSSEEEAVMLPDFTVLDAEGNPVESSALLGKPTIINFWATWCGYCKKELPDFQAAYESYGDQINFVMIDAADGKQETVEAGKQYIADNGYTFPVYFDTEMEAVISCGVSGFPATLFVSAEGEVLLGWPGYLETEQLNQMIEAMLPA
- a CDS encoding cytochrome c biogenesis CcdA family protein; amino-acid sequence: MQYLIVFLEGVITFISPCLLPMLPIYLSYFAGGQASRTQTLRGALGFVAGFTVMFLALGGLAGSVGNLLRTHQTAVNLVTGAIVIVFGLSFMGVLRLGFLERTMRLQISPAGHGFFPSMLFGLVFSIGWTPCVGAFLGSALLLASQHGSAVQGILMLLCYSLGLGIPFLVSALIIDSLKGAFQWIKQHYQIINRVCGGFLVFIGLMMMAGWMGRLLAFLGN